GGTTTCGTTTTCGTCATTGACCAGGCGCACGCCGGTGACCGCGCCGTTTTCGGTGAGGATCCCGGTGACGGTGGTGTCCAGCATCACGTCGATGGCGCGCTTATTGATATTGCGCACCAGGCCACTAATCAGGTAGCCGCCCACGGCGGATCCGTCACGGGGGCGGTGGGTACGGTCAATACTCATGCCGCCGGTGGTGGTGATGTCATTCAGCATAATGCCGCGATCCGCCAGCCATTCGATGGCCTGGGGGGCATTTTCCACAAAGCGGTGCAGCAGCGCCGGGTTGTTTTTGTTTTTACCGCCTTTGAGGGTTTCCGCGTAGAACAGCGCTTTGCTGTCGTGGATACCTTTCACCCGCTGGAAGCGGGTTTCTGCCGCGTTCATCCCGGCGGAGGCTTTCACCGTGTTGCCGCCGATAGTCGGCATCTTTTCCACCACCAGCACGCTGGCCCCTTCATCATGGGCCTGAATGGCCGCCGCCAGGCCAGCGCCGCCGCTGCCGATAACCACCACGTCAACATGGCGAGGGCCGGTTTCCACCACGCCGGATTCCGCCGCCAGCGCTTTGCCGGATTTGGACATCGCTTTAGAGACCGCTTTTTTCACCGCCTCGCTCTGGCTGGTGGCGCCGGAGATGGCATCCACATGCGGTGTGTTGGCATCCAGAATGCGTGAGCGGATCTCTTCAAAACTGGTGACGAACTCCACGTCATCACTGCCGCCGGACACCAGTTCGATATCGGCAATATGGTCCGTTTCAAGGCTGACATTCACCACCAGTTCGCGGCTGTCATCCTGCACGGTTTCCTGAAAGACGCCGGGCTTGAACATGGAGTCGCTCATGCTCATGTCGCGGATCATCGCTTCCACAAGGAAGAAGCGCCATAACGGCAGCGGGATCTCCAGCGCTTCGCGCTGGGTGCTGTCAATGGACAGCTCCAGGTGTTCACCCCGGGCAATGCGATCGGTCCAGTCCGGGTAGGCGATACAGGCCCGGCCAACTGCCACCAGGTCGTAGCCGTTATCCATCGCCTGGTCGATATCAGACGCATTCACAATGCCGCCCACCCCGATAACCGGGATCTGCGCCAGATTTTCAGAGCGCCGGGCAATATATTTTTTAATCAGCGGGGTCGGGTCTTCGGTGTCGTTAATTGACGGGCGCAGCGCCGTTCCCAGGGAGAAGTGCAGGTAGTCCAGCCCGCGTTCGGCCAGTTTTTCCAGCAGGAACAGGGTGTCATCAAAGCGGATCCCCGGCACTTCCAGCTCTTCCGGGGAGAAACGGTAACCGATGATAAACGCATCGTCCGCGTACTGGCGCACCATTTTATGGGTGATATCCAGCACCGCCAGCGGGAAGCGGGCGCGGTTTTCGCGGCTGCCGCCCCATTCGTCGTCACGCTGGTTTGAATTGGGCGAGAAAAACTGCTGAATCAGGTAGGTATTGGCCCCGTGCAGCTCCACACCGTCAAACCCGGCCTGGATGGCGCGGCGTACCGCATCACCGAATTTACTGACCATGCCAGTGACTTCTTCGCCACTCAGGGCGCGCGGCGTGGCGGCACCGTCCCGGGGAGCTGCCAGGGCGCTGGGGGCCACGGTAGTACGGCCGCCGATAAGTTTCGGATCCACCATCCGCCCGCCGTGATAAATTTGCAGCAGGGCTTTAGAGCCACGCTCGTGGATCGCCGCGGCAATGCGCGCCAGCCCTTCTGTCTTGTCGTCGTTATCGATACCCAGCGCCCCGGGGAAGGCCGGGCCCAGATCATCAATAAAGCAGCACTCCACCACAATGGTGCCAATACTCCCGGCGCGGGCGCGGTAATATTCCACGACCTCATCGGTAACGCTGCCATCATAAAAACCCGTGCAGGTGGTCATAGGGGCCATAAACAGACGATTTTTCAGCTCAGTGCCATTGGGCAACGTAAAGGGGCTGAGTATGCGCTCGTTACTGCTCATAATATTGAACTCCAAACTTTAAAATTGAAATTTCTGAATTCTGGATCGGTGTTTTATTTTTGATTGTGGTTCTTCCCGAATTTGTATTTATAATATAGTTCTATTTTTAGTTACTAAAGTAATTACATTAGTTAAAAAACTATTTAAGTAGCCCAATAACATCCGTACCCATCCGGTGTTATTTATTTAAAATATTTATTTTACAAACCATAAAGTAAATATAACGATTCAATTACTTTCTGCCGGTTCAGGGGGGCGGGCAGGTTACCGGCACAGGGCGCGCCAGACGTGAGCTTCAGGGGCTACGCGGCGGCCCGGGGGCATAATATACGCCGGTACTCACTAAAGAGTACAGGATAAAAAATTCCACGCCAGCGAATATATTATTTCCCGCAGCGAAAAGCCATTAACCATTTAGGGTTAATTTTTTTATTTTCTTAAATAGCACCGGATGTGCTTTTTTGATCACGATCAAATGAATTACACTCCAGAAGCGCATTATATCAACATACAAAAAATTTTATTTAACGCACCGCGGATGCGTTAAATCGCTATTCACTAATTATCCAAAAGTCATTATTACGAAATTAAAATAAG
This Shimwellia blattae DSM 4481 = NBRC 105725 DNA region includes the following protein-coding sequences:
- a CDS encoding flavocytochrome c — its product is MSSNERILSPFTLPNGTELKNRLFMAPMTTCTGFYDGSVTDEVVEYYRARAGSIGTIVVECCFIDDLGPAFPGALGIDNDDKTEGLARIAAAIHERGSKALLQIYHGGRMVDPKLIGGRTTVAPSALAAPRDGAATPRALSGEEVTGMVSKFGDAVRRAIQAGFDGVELHGANTYLIQQFFSPNSNQRDDEWGGSRENRARFPLAVLDITHKMVRQYADDAFIIGYRFSPEELEVPGIRFDDTLFLLEKLAERGLDYLHFSLGTALRPSINDTEDPTPLIKKYIARRSENLAQIPVIGVGGIVNASDIDQAMDNGYDLVAVGRACIAYPDWTDRIARGEHLELSIDSTQREALEIPLPLWRFFLVEAMIRDMSMSDSMFKPGVFQETVQDDSRELVVNVSLETDHIADIELVSGGSDDVEFVTSFEEIRSRILDANTPHVDAISGATSQSEAVKKAVSKAMSKSGKALAAESGVVETGPRHVDVVVIGSGGAGLAAAIQAHDEGASVLVVEKMPTIGGNTVKASAGMNAAETRFQRVKGIHDSKALFYAETLKGGKNKNNPALLHRFVENAPQAIEWLADRGIMLNDITTTGGMSIDRTHRPRDGSAVGGYLISGLVRNINKRAIDVMLDTTVTGILTENGAVTGVRLVNDENETLTVMTHSVIVATGGFSANSDMVVKYRPDLAGFVTTNHKGATGGGIKLLQDIGAGTVDMGEIQIHPTVEQSTSYLISESIRGGGAILVNQQGARFFNEMETRDKVSAAIIGLAEKYAYILFDEHVRVKNKAADEYIARGLVTSASSPRELAAQLGMDEHQLSATLERYNGFVAQQQDSDFGRTTALRNPINQGPFYAIRIAPGVHHTMGGVTINPDTQVLNTDKQAIPGAYAAGEVVGGVHGGNRIGGNAVADIIIFGTLAGHMAASRAKSGL